The sequence CCACAAGGCCAAGGGCAGCAGCAGCACCGCCTGCGCGGCAAAGCGGATCAGTACCAGCTGCGTCAGGGGATAGTCGCCCAACAGCTTGGCCATTGCATCGGCGATGGGCACGATGGCGCAAAATCCCAGCATCAGAAGAATGCCGAGAAGCGGGCGGTCTGCGTGGGGCTGGCTCATGCGCCAGTCTGTGGCACGGGGCAGCGGCGCTGTCACGTCCGATCCGACGGCGGCGTCAGCGCTTTTGCCCGAACAGCCCCGTCAACGCACGGCGCACCGTGGCGGTGACGCTGGGGCGTTTGGCGGTGGTAAAGGGGATGGGGCGGCAGACCTCGATCGCGGCCACGCCCACCCGTGCGGTCAGCGCCCCGTTCACGATCCCCTCGCCAAAGCGGCGCGACACCTTGGACAGGACCGATCCGCCCGCGACCGAGCCGATCAGATCGTCACCCACCGCAACGGCGCCCGTGGCGACGAGATGCGTCAGCACAGCGCGGGTCAGCCGCCAGGCGCCCAGGGTGCCCGCGCGCCCGCCATAGATTTCGGCGATGCGCCGGATCATCCGCAAATTCGCCGTCAGCGCCGCAAAGACATCGGCAAAGGCCAGCGGCACAAGCGCGGTCACGGTCGCCACCTGTCGGGCCGCGGCCTCGACCTCGCGCGTGGCGGCGGCATCCAGCGGTGCCAGCATCTGTGTCTCGGCCAGCGCGAACAGGCTGGTAACGTCGAACACGTCGCCTTTCTGCCGGTCGATCGTCTCGCGCCCCAGCCGCAGCTCGGCCCGCCCGCGATACAGGCCGGACAGACGGTCCAGCACCGCGCGCCCCTCGGTCAGATCGCCCGAGGCCAGCGCGCTTTCGGCCTGCCGGTGCAGGGCATCCAGTCGCCCCAGGCGCGAAAACGCCGCCAGTTCCCGCAACGAGATGATGGCCAGCGTCCCGATCACGACGGCAATCAACCCCGTCGCGGTCCACCCCAAGACCGGGTTCGCGGCCAAAAGGCCGGTCACGAAATCCCATGCCGCCAGCGACACGACCAGACCGATCAGCGCCGTCAACGCCGCCCAGAACCAGCGCGCGATACGCGAAGGTTTGCGCGCGCCAAGGGTGGCCACGACCTGCATCGCGCGTCCTTCGGGGGCCATGCCCGGCAGGTCGGGCACCGGCTCGGCCGTTTCGGGGCCGGGGCGGGGGGTGGTGTCGTCCTCGTCCAGCTCGATCAGGATGGGGCCTTTGCGTTCTTTCATCTCGGTGTCCTCATCGCAGCCGGTCGCCCAGCAGGAATTCCGCCGCCCGATCCAGCCGGATATGCGGCGGCCCTTCGCCCGCGCGCAGGCTGAGGGGCGCCGGGGCAAAGCGCATCACGCCGTAATCGCCATCCAGCCAGGTTTGCGCGCCGTCCCGCGCCGGGGCCAGCAGCGCCGCCGGGTCTGCAGGCAGATCGCCGGGGTGCAGGGCCGCCTGTTTGCCGGTCGCCTCCAGCACGCCGCGCACCACGCCCAGATCCTCGCCGCGCACGCGCCGCGTCTCCTCGACCGTGGCGCGCAGGGCGGCGATGGCCATGGCTTGCGTCTCGGCCCCGCTGAAATCGGCGCGCCGCCGCGCCTCGGCGACCAGCGCCTCCATGATCGCGGCAAGGCGCGGGTGGTGTTCGTGGTGCAGGTGGTCGGCCTTGGTCGCGGCGAACAGGATCTTGTCGACCCGTTTACCAAGGATCGCCGTCAGGAAGGTGTTGCGCCCGGGCCGGAACGCGCCAAGAATTCCCGCCAACGCGCGGCGCAGATCCTCGAGCGCGGGCGGGCCGGCATGGATCGCGCCAAGCGCGTCGACCAGCACGATCTGCCGGTCGATCCGGGCAAAGTGGTTTCGGAAGAAGGGTTTGACGACCTGCGCGGTATAGGCGTCGAACCGGCGGGCAAACTCGCGCGCCAGCGATCCGCGCGGGCTGTCGCCGGCGGGCAGGGGCGCGAACGTCAGGGCGGGGCTGCCCTCCAGATCGCCGGGCAGCAGGAACCGCCCCGGCGTGCAGTCGGAATAGCCCGCGTCGCGCGCGGCGGTCAGATAGTCGGTCCATGCGCGCGCAAGGGCCGCGGCGGTGGGTTCCTCCAGCTTGGCGGCGGTGTCCGTCCGGTCGATCAAGGCGGCATAGGCCGCTCCCTCGGGACGGGCGCGGGCCGAGGCCAGCGCCGCCTGGGACCAGGTTTCGAAATCCTGGTCCAGCAGGGCAAGGTCCAGAAGCCATTCGCCCGGATAATCCACGATATCCAGATGCACCGTCCGTGGCCCGGTCACCCCGCCCAGCAGGCCCGTGGGCCGCACCCGCAGCGACAGGCGCAGTTCCGAGACCGACCGCGTGCTGTCCGGCCAATAAGGCGCTGGGCCGGTCATGGCGGCCAGATGGTCCTCGTAGGCGAAGCGGGGCACCGTATCGTCGGGCTGGGGTTGCAGATAGGCGGCCTCGATCCGGCCGGAATGGGCCGCCTCCAGCCCCGGCATGCGGCCCCGATCCAGCAGGTTGGCCACCAGCGATGTGATGAACACCGTCTTGCCCGAGCGTGCCAGACCGGTCACGCCCAGCCGGATCACCGGCTCGAAGAACGCCTCGGATACGGCTTGCGTGACCCCTTCGACCCCGCGGCCCAACCCGTCTGCTACTCGTCCGATCACCACGCCGCTGCGCCCTTTCCACTGGAGTGACCCTGACAATAGGTATTCGCGGGCGGCGTTTACAGGGGAGAAGCCGGCGCGCGTCGTCAGACCCCGTGGACGCCGCCCGTACGATGCGCTAGCGGGGCGGGCATGCCACGCTATGCGTTGAAAGTCGAATATGATGGCGCCCCGTTTGCCGGGTGGCAGCGCCAGGCCGATCAGCCCTCGGTCCAGGGCGCGATCGAGGCTGCGCTGGCGCGGTTGGAGGAGGGTGTGCCTTCGATTGCCGCGGCGGGGCGGACGGATGCCGGGGTGCATGCCACGGGCCAGGTGGCGCAGTGCGACATGGCCCGCGACTGGGATCCGTTCCGCCTGTCCGAGGCGTTGAACCACCATCTGAAACCAGACCCCGTCGCCATCGTTGCCTGCGCCCGTGTGGCCGAGGACTGGCATGCGCGGTTTTCGGCGGTGGAACGGCGCTACACCTACCGCGTGATCGTACGACGCGCGCCGCTGGTGCATGACGCGGGGCAGGCGTGGCATGTGCGCGGCGCTCTGGATGCGGAGGCCATGGCCGAGGCGGCCAGGGCGTTGGTCGGCCGGCATGATTTCACGACGTTTCGCGCGTCCATCTGTCAGGCCGCCAGCCCGGTCAAGACGATGGACGCGGTGGTGGTCGAGCCGGTTCCGCGCGCCAATGGCCTGGAAATCCGGGTCCACCTGCGCGCGCGGTCCTTCCTGCACAATCAGGTGCGCTCGATCGTCGGCACGCTGGAACGCGTCGGCGCGGGCGCGTGGCCGCC comes from Roseibacterium elongatum DSM 19469 and encodes:
- the truA gene encoding tRNA pseudouridine(38-40) synthase TruA, which produces MPRYALKVEYDGAPFAGWQRQADQPSVQGAIEAALARLEEGVPSIAAAGRTDAGVHATGQVAQCDMARDWDPFRLSEALNHHLKPDPVAIVACARVAEDWHARFSAVERRYTYRVIVRRAPLVHDAGQAWHVRGALDAEAMAEAARALVGRHDFTTFRASICQAASPVKTMDAVVVEPVPRANGLEIRVHLRARSFLHNQVRSIVGTLERVGAGAWPPERVGQVLAACDRAQCGPVAPPQGLYLTGVGYPEDPFAQG
- a CDS encoding YcjF family protein, which translates into the protein MKERKGPILIELDEDDTTPRPGPETAEPVPDLPGMAPEGRAMQVVATLGARKPSRIARWFWAALTALIGLVVSLAAWDFVTGLLAANPVLGWTATGLIAVVIGTLAIISLRELAAFSRLGRLDALHRQAESALASGDLTEGRAVLDRLSGLYRGRAELRLGRETIDRQKGDVFDVTSLFALAETQMLAPLDAAATREVEAAARQVATVTALVPLAFADVFAALTANLRMIRRIAEIYGGRAGTLGAWRLTRAVLTHLVATGAVAVGDDLIGSVAGGSVLSKVSRRFGEGIVNGALTARVGVAAIEVCRPIPFTTAKRPSVTATVRRALTGLFGQKR
- a CDS encoding YcjX family GTP-binding protein: MVIGRVADGLGRGVEGVTQAVSEAFFEPVIRLGVTGLARSGKTVFITSLVANLLDRGRMPGLEAAHSGRIEAAYLQPQPDDTVPRFAYEDHLAAMTGPAPYWPDSTRSVSELRLSLRVRPTGLLGGVTGPRTVHLDIVDYPGEWLLDLALLDQDFETWSQAALASARARPEGAAYAALIDRTDTAAKLEEPTAAALARAWTDYLTAARDAGYSDCTPGRFLLPGDLEGSPALTFAPLPAGDSPRGSLAREFARRFDAYTAQVVKPFFRNHFARIDRQIVLVDALGAIHAGPPALEDLRRALAGILGAFRPGRNTFLTAILGKRVDKILFAATKADHLHHEHHPRLAAIMEALVAEARRRADFSGAETQAMAIAALRATVEETRRVRGEDLGVVRGVLEATGKQAALHPGDLPADPAALLAPARDGAQTWLDGDYGVMRFAPAPLSLRAGEGPPHIRLDRAAEFLLGDRLR